The following coding sequences lie in one Rutidosis leptorrhynchoides isolate AG116_Rl617_1_P2 chromosome 4, CSIRO_AGI_Rlap_v1, whole genome shotgun sequence genomic window:
- the LOC139843431 gene encoding uncharacterized protein: MRAVVVGGSIAGVCSAHALSTAGWQVVVVEKTTGPPTGSPTGAGLGLDPLSRTIINSWLPPQHQHTLLNNHTLPLTIDQNQFTDADKKISRILTRDESFNFRAAYWSDLHGLLYNALPPQISFLWGHVFQSFQVSDDKKSVSVYSKVLETGETVEIVGDLLVAADGCLSSIRHSFLPDLKLRYSGYCAWRGVLDLSDNENSETFVALKKVYEDLGKCLYFDLGRGTHTVFYELLNKRINWIWYVNQPEPQLKGNSVTIKVSSTMINQMHEEAEKIWVPELVKVIKETKEPFLNVIYDCDPLERIVWDRVVLIGDAAHPTTPHGLRSTNMSILDAAVLGQCVMKWGVENLDVGLKDYECIRVPVTSKQVLHSRRLGRIKQGLVLEDGKVFDPNMASPLECKDLQQKYMPGFNDVPFGFEDNSYK; this comes from the exons ATGAGGGCTGTGGTGGTGGGAGGGAGTATAGCAGGAGTATGCTCTGCTCATGCGCTTTCAACCGCCGGTTGGCAAGTGGTTGTGGTGGAGAAAACCACCGGTCCACCGACCGGAAGTCCGACCGGAGCCGGTTTAGGTCTTGATCCTTTGTCTCGAACCATTATCAATTCATGGCTTCCACCACAACATCAGCATACTCTACTCAACAATCACACCCTACCCCTCACCATTGATCAG AACCAATTTACTGATGCAGACAAAAAGATTAGTAGAATATTGACAAGAGACGAAAGCTTCAATTTTAGGGCTGCATACTGGTCTGATCTCCATGGCCTATTATACAATGCGCTACCTCCACAAATATCGTTCCTTTGGGGTCACGTCTTTCAATCCTTTCAAGTATCCGATGACAAAAAATCTGTTTCAGTGTATAGCAAAGTTCTTGAAACGGGCGAAACTGTTGAAATTGTAGGTGACCTGTTAGTTGCAGCAGACGGTTGCTTGTCTTCCATTCGCCATTCTTTTCTCCCTGACCTTAAATTAAG GTATTCGGGTTACTGTGCTTGGAGAGGGGTGTTGGATCTTTCTGATAACGAAAATTCCGAAACGTTTGTGGCACTGAAAAAGGTTTATGAAGATTTGGGGAAGTGTTTATACTTTGACTTGGGCCGTGGAACTCATACTGTTTTTTATGAGCTTTTGAACAAAAGAATAAATTGGATTTGGTATGTCAATCAACCGGAGCCACAACTTAAG GGGAATTCAGTAACCATTAAAGTAAGCAGCACCATGATTAATCAAATGCATGAGGAAGCAGAGAAAATTTGGGTGCCGGAACTGGTCAAAGTAATAAAAGAAACCAAAGAACCTTTCTTGAATGTCATATATGACTGTGATCCTTTGGAACGCATCGTTTGGGACCGTGTGGTGCTTATTGGAGATGCGGCCCACCCAACAACGCCACATGGTTTGCGAAGCACAAACATGTCTATCTTAGATGCAGCTGTTCTTGGTCAATGTGTAATGAAATGGGGAGTTGAAAACCTAGACGTGGGTCTAAAAGACTATGAGTGTATTCGGGTGCCTGTTACCTCAAAGCAAGTTTTACATTCACGAAGGTTGGGTCGGATTAAACAGGGTCTGGTTTTGGAAGATGGAAAGGTATTTGACCCCAATATGGCTTCACCATTAGAATGCAAAGATCTTCAACAAAAATATATGCCCGGATTTAACGACGTGCCTTTTGGGTTTGAAGACAATAGTTACAAGTAG